A section of the Streptomyces sp. Je 1-369 genome encodes:
- a CDS encoding methionine ABC transporter permease produces MTWSEMQPLLEQACWDTLYMVGWSTLIAVVAGLPLGVLLVLSERGGLLQNAFLNKVIGQIVNIARSMPFIILMVALMGFTRWVTGTTIGREAALVPLAVGAIPFFARLVETSIREVDGGLVEAVQSMGGSTWTVVRKVLVPESLPSLISGATTTIVALIGYSAMAGTVGGGGLGDLALRYGYQRFETELMWITVAVLAVVISIIQFIGDYAARRLHKRGGGSGPLLLFRPLRGVLPGTAAAESGTKTG; encoded by the coding sequence GTGACCTGGTCGGAGATGCAGCCCCTGCTGGAGCAGGCCTGTTGGGACACCCTCTACATGGTGGGCTGGTCGACGCTGATAGCCGTCGTCGCCGGGCTGCCGCTCGGCGTGCTGCTCGTCCTCAGCGAGCGCGGCGGACTGCTGCAGAACGCCTTCCTCAACAAGGTCATCGGGCAGATCGTGAACATCGCCCGCTCGATGCCCTTCATCATCCTGATGGTCGCCCTGATGGGCTTCACGCGCTGGGTCACCGGCACCACGATCGGCCGCGAGGCCGCCCTCGTGCCGCTCGCCGTCGGCGCCATCCCGTTCTTCGCGCGGCTGGTCGAGACCTCCATCCGTGAGGTCGACGGCGGACTCGTCGAGGCCGTGCAGTCGATGGGCGGCTCCACCTGGACCGTCGTACGCAAGGTCCTCGTCCCCGAGTCGCTGCCCTCGCTGATCTCGGGCGCCACCACCACCATCGTCGCGCTCATCGGCTACTCCGCCATGGCGGGCACGGTCGGCGGCGGCGGCCTCGGCGACCTCGCCCTGCGCTACGGCTACCAGCGCTTCGAGACCGAGCTGATGTGGATCACCGTGGCGGTCCTCGCCGTGGTCATCTCGATCATCCAGTTCATCGGCGACTACGCGGCCCGCCGCCTGCACAAGCGCGGCGGCGGCTCGGGCCCGCTGCTGCTGTTCCGGCCGCTGCGGGGCGTACTGCCCGGCACCGCCGCCGCCGAATCGGGCACCAAGACCGGCTGA
- a CDS encoding HAD family hydrolase, with amino-acid sequence MKIHADALLFDNDGTLVSSMESVYRCWSRWAQEYGITAEEFAEVELHGRPAAEIAADLLPPEKIAEAVARIEELEVSDVAGGVVLLPGTRELLESLPAERWAVVTSATRALGEARLAEVGLRPGLVIAADDITRGKPDPEPFLLAADKLGVDPARCVVFEDAPAGLQAGRAAGMKTVALTTTHQASELPADLADVVVKDLSAVSAQVTDGGVEIVLAD; translated from the coding sequence ATGAAGATCCATGCTGACGCGCTCCTGTTCGACAACGACGGCACCCTCGTCTCCTCCATGGAGTCGGTGTACCGCTGCTGGTCGCGGTGGGCGCAGGAGTACGGGATCACCGCCGAGGAGTTCGCCGAGGTCGAGCTGCACGGGCGCCCCGCCGCCGAGATCGCCGCCGACCTGCTGCCTCCGGAGAAGATCGCCGAGGCCGTCGCCCGCATCGAGGAGCTCGAGGTCTCCGACGTCGCGGGCGGTGTCGTCCTGCTGCCCGGCACCCGCGAGCTCCTGGAGTCCCTGCCCGCCGAGCGCTGGGCCGTGGTGACCTCCGCGACCCGCGCCCTGGGCGAGGCCCGGCTCGCCGAGGTCGGCCTGCGCCCCGGCCTCGTCATCGCCGCCGACGACATCACGCGCGGCAAGCCCGACCCGGAGCCCTTCCTCCTCGCCGCCGACAAGCTCGGCGTCGACCCCGCCCGCTGCGTCGTCTTCGAGGACGCCCCCGCGGGATTGCAGGCAGGCCGGGCCGCCGGCATGAAGACCGTGGCGTTGACCACAACCCACCAGGCGTCCGAGCTCCCCGCCGACCTCGCCGACGTCGTCGTCAAGGACCTCTCCGCCGTGTCCGCGCAGGTCACGGATGGCGGCGTGGAGATCGTCCTCGCCGACTGA
- a CDS encoding methionine ABC transporter ATP-binding protein — translation MITTSGLTKVYRSRGREVTALDGVDLHVREGEVYGVIGQSGAGKSSLIRCVNLLERPTSGTVTVAGQDLTALAGRGPRAGKELRRARNRIGMVFQHFNLLSSRTVQDNVELPLEILGLSGQERSRKARELLDLVGLADKAKSYPAQLSGGQKQRVGIARALAGDPKVLLSDEATSALDPETTRSILQLLRDLNQQLGLTVLLITHEMDVVKSVCDSAALMERGQIIESGTVSELLATPGSELAAALFPVSGEATGDDRTVVDVTFHGEAATQPVISQLSRTYNIDISILGAAMDTVAGKQVGRMRIELPGRFEENVVPIGFLREQGLQVDIAGEDAAPTPKDATLLIKEGAK, via the coding sequence GTGATCACCACTTCCGGCCTCACCAAGGTCTACCGCTCACGCGGTCGTGAAGTAACCGCCCTCGACGGAGTCGACCTGCACGTCCGCGAGGGCGAGGTGTACGGCGTCATCGGCCAGTCCGGCGCCGGCAAGTCCTCCCTGATCCGCTGCGTCAACCTCCTGGAGCGCCCCACCTCCGGCACCGTGACCGTCGCCGGCCAGGACCTCACCGCCCTGGCGGGCCGCGGCCCCCGCGCCGGCAAGGAACTGCGCCGGGCCCGCAACCGCATCGGCATGGTCTTCCAGCACTTCAACCTGCTGTCCTCGCGCACCGTGCAGGACAACGTCGAGCTGCCCCTGGAGATCCTCGGCCTCTCCGGCCAGGAACGCTCCCGCAAGGCCCGCGAACTCCTCGACCTGGTCGGCCTCGCCGACAAGGCGAAGTCCTACCCGGCGCAGCTCTCCGGCGGCCAGAAGCAGCGCGTCGGCATCGCCCGCGCCCTGGCCGGCGACCCGAAGGTGCTCCTCTCCGACGAGGCGACCAGCGCCCTCGACCCCGAGACCACCCGCTCCATCCTCCAGCTGCTGCGCGACCTCAACCAGCAGCTCGGCCTGACCGTCCTGCTCATCACGCACGAGATGGACGTCGTCAAGAGCGTCTGCGACTCCGCCGCCCTCATGGAGCGCGGACAGATCATCGAGTCCGGCACCGTCAGCGAGCTGCTCGCCACCCCCGGCTCCGAGCTCGCCGCCGCGCTCTTCCCGGTCAGCGGCGAAGCCACCGGCGACGACCGCACCGTCGTCGACGTGACCTTCCACGGGGAGGCCGCGACCCAGCCGGTCATCTCCCAGCTGTCGCGCACGTACAACATCGACATCTCGATCCTCGGCGCCGCGATGGACACCGTCGCGGGCAAGCAGGTCGGCCGCATGCGCATCGAGCTGCCGGGCCGCTTCGAGGAGAACGTCGTCCCCATCGGCTTCCTGCGCGAGCAGGGCCTCCAGGTCGACATCGCGGGCGAAGACGCCGCACCCACGCCGAAGGACGCGACGCTGCTGATCAAGGAAGGTGCCAAGTGA
- a CDS encoding sigma-70 family RNA polymerase sigma factor: protein MTYDPLPTLIPALRPLLAAEASAEALGSGTDPGDLEQAVWLRLLERLESDGPPADPALWLRGAVRAEARLTRRTSRQEAAYATEPADDTGCGPEERALSADRNRTLHAAVRRLPGRCPGLMAALLSPKDLTYREIAGELGMSQGSLGPERSRCLGCLRRMLAAEVAAPAPWGMER, encoded by the coding sequence ATGACGTACGACCCCCTCCCCACGCTCATCCCCGCCCTGCGCCCGCTCCTCGCCGCCGAGGCGTCCGCGGAGGCGCTCGGCTCCGGCACGGACCCCGGCGACCTCGAACAGGCCGTCTGGCTGCGCCTCCTGGAGCGCCTGGAGTCCGACGGGCCGCCCGCCGACCCCGCTCTGTGGCTGCGCGGCGCCGTGCGGGCCGAGGCGCGCCTCACCCGGCGCACGAGCCGACAGGAAGCGGCGTACGCCACCGAACCCGCCGACGACACCGGGTGCGGCCCCGAGGAGCGCGCCCTGTCCGCCGACCGGAACCGCACCCTGCACGCCGCCGTGCGCAGGCTGCCCGGACGCTGCCCCGGCCTCATGGCCGCACTGCTGTCCCCCAAGGACCTCACCTACCGCGAAATCGCAGGAGAGTTGGGAATGTCACAGGGGAGTCTGGGGCCGGAACGTTCCCGTTGCCTGGGATGCCTGCGCAGAATGCTGGCGGCGGAGGTTGCGGCTCCTGCACCGTGGGGAATGGAGCGTTAG
- a CDS encoding GNAT family N-acetyltransferase has product MGMSVTISVAAADDQDAVEQILKLQYLCYQSEAEIYGDYSIEPLTQSLESLRGELAAGTVLVARLGGEVVASVRGTVDADGTARIGKLIVHPRMQRHGLGGRLLDAIERRLGEGGTAKCFQLSAGHRSEQNLQLYRKHGYAPVSTQHVNERLTVLTLAKEAAAGTYVASA; this is encoded by the coding sequence ATGGGCATGAGCGTGACCATCTCGGTGGCGGCGGCAGACGATCAGGACGCCGTCGAGCAGATCCTGAAACTGCAGTACCTCTGCTACCAGAGCGAGGCCGAGATCTACGGCGACTACTCGATCGAACCCCTGACCCAGTCACTGGAGTCACTCCGGGGCGAACTGGCCGCGGGCACCGTCCTGGTGGCCCGGCTCGGCGGCGAGGTGGTGGCCTCCGTGCGCGGCACGGTCGACGCCGACGGCACGGCGCGGATCGGCAAGCTCATCGTCCACCCCAGGATGCAGCGCCACGGCCTGGGCGGCCGCCTCCTCGACGCGATCGAGCGGCGGCTCGGCGAGGGCGGCACGGCCAAGTGCTTCCAGCTCTCCGCGGGCCACCGCAGCGAGCAGAACCTCCAGCTCTACCGCAAGCACGGGTACGCGCCGGTGAGCACCCAGCACGTGAACGAACGGCTCACGGTGCTGACGCTCGCGAAGGAGGCGGCCGCGGGAACGTACGTGGCCAGCGCCTAG